Genomic DNA from Candidatus Eisenbacteria bacterium:
GATGGGTCGTCAGGGCTTGCGCTCCATGGTGCCCATGAACGCGCGGAGGAAGTCGATCGGCACCGGGAAGATCGTGGTCGAGTTGTTCTCGGTCGCGATCTCCGCGAGGGTCTGCAGGTAGCGCAACTGGAGTGCCGCCGGCTCACGAGACATCACGGCAGCGGCCTCGGACAGTCGTGCCGCCGCCTGGTACTCGCCCTCGGCGTTGATGACCTTCGCGCGGCGCTCGCGCTCGGCCTCGGCCTGGCGCGCCATGGCCCGCTGCATCTCCTGAGGCAGGTCGACGTTCTTCACTTCGACGGTCGAGACCTTGACGCCCCACGGTTCGGTCTGGCGATCGATCACCTGCTGGAGTGCCTGATTGAGGCGTTCGCGCTCCGACAGCAGTTCGTCGAGCTCCTGCTGGCCGAGGATCGAGCGCAGCGTGGTCTGAGCGATCTGAGACGTGGCGTACAGGTAGTTCTCGACCTGCACGATCGCCTGTGAGGCGTCGATCACGCGGAAGTAGATGACCGCGTTCACCTTCACCGACACGTTGTCCTTGGTGATGATGTCCTGGGAGGGAACGTCCATCGCGACGGTGCGCAGCCCCACCTTGACCGCCCGGTCGACGATCGGGAACAA
This window encodes:
- a CDS encoding slipin family protein, which produces MYGAGLGLLVFVVVFGLIILFNSVRVVREYERLVVFRLGRLSGVRGPGLILLFPIVDRAVKVGLRTVAMDVPSQDIITKDNVSVKVNAVIYFRVIDASQAIVQVENYLYATSQIAQTTLRSILGQQELDELLSERERLNQALQQVIDRQTEPWGVKVSTVEVKNVDLPQEMQRAMARQAEAERERRAKVINAEGEYQAAARLSEAAAVMSREPAALQLRYLQTLAEIATENNSTTIFPVPIDFLRAFMGTMERKP